In Serratia sp. FDAARGOS_506, a genomic segment contains:
- the sufD gene encoding Fe-S cluster assembly protein SufD, translated as MAGLPTNNNSNALQQLYRLFEGRGGERSPHALAHWQQALRLGWPTRKHENWKYTPLESLLEQQFLDPQPAPVSAEQLAALALDIDACRLVFIDGRYSAALSDGDLGDYQFELTAYGTPQALPEPIQPEIFLHLTESLAQETSLIRLPAGKAPARPLYLLHVSSGRGASGEVNTVHHRHHLEIGRSAEAEVIEHYVSLGEAAHFTGARLTANVADNAGLLHCKLAFESQPSYHFAHNDLVIGRDARVKSDSFLLGAGLTRHNTSAQLNGEGANLVINSLVLPVGKEICDTRTYLEHNKGYCESRQLHKTVVSDRGKAVFNGMIKVAKHAIKTDGQMTNHNLLLGKVAEVDTKPQLEIYADDVKCSHGATVGRIDEEQLFYLQSRGIDKHAAQQMIIFAFAAELTEGIANDTIRERVLARIAQRLPGEAA; from the coding sequence ATGGCTGGCTTACCGACCAACAATAACTCAAACGCGCTGCAGCAGCTGTATCGCTTGTTCGAAGGCCGCGGCGGCGAGCGTTCGCCGCACGCCTTGGCGCACTGGCAGCAGGCGCTGCGCCTCGGTTGGCCGACGCGCAAGCATGAAAACTGGAAATACACGCCGCTGGAGAGCCTGCTGGAGCAGCAGTTCCTCGATCCGCAGCCCGCGCCGGTGAGCGCAGAGCAGCTTGCGGCGCTGGCGCTTGACATCGACGCCTGTCGGCTGGTGTTTATCGACGGCCGCTACAGCGCCGCGCTCAGCGATGGCGATCTGGGCGACTACCAGTTCGAGTTGACCGCCTACGGCACGCCGCAGGCGCTGCCGGAGCCGATCCAGCCGGAGATTTTCCTGCACCTGACCGAAAGCCTGGCGCAGGAAACCAGCCTGATTCGCTTGCCGGCCGGCAAAGCCCCGGCCCGCCCGCTGTACCTGCTGCACGTCAGCAGCGGACGCGGCGCCAGCGGGGAAGTGAACACCGTGCATCATCGTCATCATCTGGAGATCGGCCGCAGCGCCGAGGCGGAAGTGATTGAACACTATGTCAGCCTGGGCGAGGCCGCGCACTTCACCGGCGCGCGCCTGACCGCCAACGTGGCGGACAACGCCGGGTTGTTGCACTGCAAGCTGGCGTTTGAGAGCCAGCCGAGCTACCACTTTGCCCATAACGATCTGGTTATCGGCCGCGACGCGCGGGTGAAAAGCGACAGCTTCCTGCTGGGCGCCGGCCTGACGCGGCACAACACCAGCGCACAGCTGAACGGCGAAGGCGCAAACCTGGTGATCAACAGCCTGGTGCTGCCGGTGGGCAAAGAGATCTGCGATACCCGCACCTATCTGGAGCATAACAAGGGCTATTGCGAAAGCCGCCAGCTGCATAAAACCGTGGTCAGCGATCGCGGCAAGGCGGTGTTCAACGGCATGATCAAAGTGGCCAAGCACGCGATCAAAACCGATGGCCAGATGACCAACCATAACCTGCTGTTGGGTAAGGTGGCGGAGGTGGATACCAAGCCACAGCTGGAGATCTACGCCGACGACGTCAAATGCAGCCACGGCGCCACCGTGGGGCGTATCGATGAAGAGCAGCTGTTCTATCTGCAGTCGCGCGGCATCGACAAACACGCGGCGCAGCAGATGATCATCTTTGCCTTCGCCGCCGAGCTGACCGAAGGCATCGCCAACGACACCATCCGGGAACGGGTGCTGGCGCGCATCGCCCAGCGCCTGCCGGGGGAGGCTGCATGA
- the sufE gene encoding cysteine desulfuration protein SufE, whose amino-acid sequence MANLPDKDKLVRNFSRCLNWEEKYLYVIELGAKLPPLDEAERQAGNLISGCQSQVWIVMRLDEQGQLEFHGDSDAAIVKGLLAVVFILYRQLTPQQIVDLDVRPFFAELALSQHLTPSRSQGLEAMIRAIRSKAAQLI is encoded by the coding sequence ATGGCGAATTTGCCGGACAAAGATAAATTGGTGCGTAATTTCTCCCGCTGTTTGAACTGGGAGGAGAAATACCTGTACGTGATTGAACTCGGCGCCAAATTGCCGCCGCTGGACGAGGCCGAACGACAGGCCGGCAACCTGATCTCCGGCTGTCAGAGTCAGGTGTGGATCGTAATGCGCCTTGATGAGCAGGGGCAGCTCGAGTTTCACGGCGACAGCGACGCGGCGATCGTCAAAGGGCTGCTGGCGGTGGTGTTTATTCTGTATCGTCAATTGACGCCGCAGCAGATCGTCGATCTCGACGTGCGGCCGTTTTTCGCCGAGCTGGCGCTCAGCCAACATCTGACGCCTTCGCGTTCACAGGGATTGGAGGCGATGATCCGCGCCATTCGCAGTAAAGCCGCACAGCTGATCTGA
- the sufB gene encoding Fe-S cluster assembly protein SufB — protein MTRSNVEMPNEVQAWVSEGRYKEGFFTQLATDELAKGINEEVVRAISAKRNEPEWMLEFRLEAYRAWLQMEEPHWLKANYDRLNYQDYSYYSAPSCGSCDDACGSQPGAEQQPGAATDKDYLTSEVELAFNQLGVPVREGSEVAVDAIFDSVSVATTYREKLAESGVIFCSFGEAIQEYPELVRQYLGRVVPSNDNFFAALNAAVASDGTFVYVPKGVRCPMELSTYFRINAAKTGQFERTILIADEGSYVSYIEGCSAPVRDSYQLHAAVVEVILHKDAEVKYSTVQNWFSGGESKGGILNFVTKRALCEGAGSKMSWTQSETGSAITWKYPSVILQGDNSIGEFFSVALTSGHQQADTGTKMIHIGKNTKSTIIAKGISAGHSENTYRGLVKILPGAENARNFTQCDSMLIGPDSGAHTFPYVEARNNSAQLEHEATTSKIGDDQLFYCLQRGISEDDAISMIVNGFCKDVFSELPLEFAVEAQKLLAISLEHSVG, from the coding sequence ATGACACGAAGCAATGTAGAAATGCCTAATGAAGTGCAGGCTTGGGTCAGCGAAGGTCGCTACAAAGAAGGTTTCTTCACCCAGTTGGCAACCGATGAGTTGGCCAAAGGCATCAACGAAGAGGTGGTGCGCGCCATCTCGGCCAAGCGCAACGAACCCGAGTGGATGCTGGAATTCCGTCTCGAGGCTTACCGCGCCTGGCTGCAGATGGAAGAGCCGCACTGGCTGAAGGCCAATTACGATCGCCTGAACTACCAGGATTACAGTTACTATTCGGCGCCGTCCTGTGGCAGCTGCGATGATGCCTGCGGTTCGCAACCCGGCGCCGAGCAGCAACCGGGCGCGGCGACGGACAAAGATTACCTGACCAGCGAAGTGGAGCTGGCGTTCAATCAGCTCGGGGTGCCGGTGCGCGAGGGCAGCGAGGTGGCGGTGGACGCTATCTTCGACTCGGTTTCGGTCGCCACCACTTACCGTGAAAAACTGGCGGAGAGCGGGGTGATCTTCTGCTCGTTCGGCGAAGCGATCCAGGAATACCCGGAACTGGTGCGTCAGTACCTGGGGCGCGTCGTGCCCTCCAACGATAACTTCTTTGCCGCGCTGAACGCCGCGGTAGCCTCCGACGGCACTTTCGTCTATGTGCCGAAAGGCGTGCGCTGCCCGATGGAGCTGTCGACCTATTTCCGTATCAATGCCGCCAAAACCGGCCAGTTCGAGCGCACCATCCTGATCGCCGACGAAGGTAGCTATGTCAGCTACATCGAAGGCTGCTCCGCCCCGGTGCGCGACAGTTACCAGCTGCACGCGGCGGTGGTGGAAGTGATCCTGCACAAAGACGCCGAAGTGAAATACTCGACGGTGCAGAACTGGTTCTCCGGCGGCGAGAGCAAGGGCGGCATCCTCAACTTTGTCACCAAGCGCGCGCTGTGCGAAGGCGCCGGCTCGAAAATGTCCTGGACCCAGTCGGAAACCGGCTCGGCCATCACCTGGAAATACCCGAGCGTGATCCTGCAGGGCGACAATTCGATCGGCGAATTCTTCTCGGTGGCGCTGACCAGCGGCCATCAGCAGGCGGACACCGGCACCAAGATGATCCACATCGGCAAAAACACCAAGTCGACCATCATCGCCAAAGGCATCTCCGCCGGCCACAGCGAGAACACCTATCGCGGCCTGGTGAAAATCCTGCCGGGGGCGGAAAACGCCCGTAACTTTACTCAGTGCGACTCGATGCTGATCGGGCCGGACAGCGGCGCCCACACGTTCCCTTACGTTGAAGCGCGCAACAACAGCGCTCAGTTGGAGCACGAAGCCACCACCTCGAAGATCGGCGACGACCAGCTGTTCTACTGCCTGCAGCGCGGCATCAGCGAGGATGACGCCATTTCGATGATCGTCAACGGTTTCTGCAAGGACGTTTTCTCCGAGCTGCCGCTGGAGTTCGCCGTCGAGGCGCAGAAACTTCTGGCCATCAGCCTGGAACACAGCGTGGGTTAA
- the sufA gene encoding Fe-S cluster assembly scaffold SufA, with translation MQTENVGTFSLDENVWQGISLSDSAVRQITKLMQQDPQVKGLQLGVKQSGCAGFAYVLDLTREPADDDLLFERDGAKLYVPLKAMPFIDGTTVDYVREGLNQIFKFNNPKAQHACGCGESFGV, from the coding sequence ATGCAAACGGAAAATGTCGGCACTTTTTCTCTGGATGAAAATGTCTGGCAAGGCATTTCGCTCAGCGACAGCGCCGTACGACAAATAACGAAACTGATGCAGCAGGATCCGCAGGTGAAAGGGCTGCAGCTAGGGGTGAAACAATCCGGCTGCGCCGGTTTTGCCTATGTACTGGATCTGACCCGCGAACCCGCCGATGACGATCTGCTGTTTGAGCGCGACGGCGCCAAACTCTATGTGCCGCTGAAGGCCATGCCGTTCATCGATGGCACCACGGTAGATTATGTCCGCGAAGGGCTGAATCAGATATTCAAATTCAACAACCCTAAAGCTCAGCATGCCTGCGGGTGCGGCGAGAGCTTTGGCGTTTGA
- the menI gene encoding 1,4-dihydroxy-2-naphthoyl-CoA hydrolase gives MKLWKRETSLEQLNRAGDGCMVSHVGIEFTQLGEDFLEATMPVDGRTRQPFGLLHGGASVVLAESMGSMAGYLCSEGEQKVVGLEINANHLRAVFDGQVRGVCRALHVGRRHQVWQIEIFDGRDRLCCTSRLTTAVID, from the coding sequence GTGAAATTGTGGAAACGTGAAACATCGCTGGAGCAGCTGAACCGCGCCGGCGACGGCTGCATGGTCAGCCATGTGGGCATCGAGTTTACCCAGCTGGGCGAAGATTTCCTCGAGGCCACCATGCCGGTCGATGGCCGCACCCGGCAACCGTTCGGGCTGTTGCACGGCGGAGCATCGGTGGTGTTGGCAGAGTCGATGGGATCGATGGCCGGCTACCTGTGCAGCGAAGGCGAGCAGAAAGTGGTGGGGCTGGAGATCAACGCCAACCACTTGCGCGCGGTGTTCGATGGCCAGGTGCGCGGGGTGTGTCGCGCACTGCACGTCGGCCGTCGCCATCAGGTGTGGCAAATCGAGATCTTCGACGGGCGCGATCGGCTGTGCTGCACCTCGCGTCTGACCACGGCGGTCATCGACTGA
- the sufC gene encoding Fe-S cluster assembly ATPase SufC, giving the protein MLSIKNLKVSVEGNEILKGLDLEIKPGEVHAIMGPNGSGKSTLSATLAGREEYEVTEGEVTFKGKDLLELDPEDRAGEGVFLAFQYPVEIPGVSNHFFLQTSVNAVRKYREQEPLDRFDFADFIEEKIALLDMPADLLTRSVNVGFSGGEKKRNDILQMAALEPDLCILDETDSGLDIDALKIVANGVNSLRDGKRAFIIVTHYQRILDYIKPDYVHVLSQGRIVKSGDFSLVKQLEEQGYGWLTDQQ; this is encoded by the coding sequence ATGTTAAGCATCAAGAATTTGAAAGTCAGTGTGGAAGGCAACGAGATCCTCAAGGGATTGGATCTGGAGATCAAACCGGGCGAAGTGCACGCCATCATGGGGCCGAACGGATCGGGCAAGAGCACGCTGTCCGCCACGCTGGCCGGGCGCGAAGAATACGAAGTGACAGAAGGGGAAGTCACCTTCAAGGGCAAGGATCTGCTGGAACTGGATCCGGAAGATCGCGCCGGCGAAGGCGTGTTCCTGGCCTTCCAGTACCCGGTGGAGATCCCCGGCGTCAGCAACCACTTCTTCCTGCAGACGTCGGTCAACGCGGTGCGCAAATACCGCGAACAGGAGCCGCTGGATCGCTTTGACTTCGCCGACTTCATCGAAGAGAAAATCGCGCTGCTGGATATGCCGGCCGATCTGCTGACCCGATCGGTCAACGTCGGTTTCTCCGGCGGCGAAAAAAAGCGCAACGACATTCTGCAGATGGCGGCGCTGGAGCCGGATCTGTGCATTCTCGATGAAACCGATTCGGGCCTGGACATCGACGCGCTGAAGATCGTCGCCAACGGCGTCAATTCGCTGCGGGACGGCAAGCGCGCCTTTATCATCGTGACCCACTACCAGCGCATTCTGGACTACATCAAACCGGATTACGTACACGTGCTGTCCCAGGGGCGTATCGTCAAATCCGGCGATTTCTCGCTGGTGAAACAGTTGGAGGAGCAGGGCTATGGCTGGCTTACCGACCAACAATAA
- the sufS gene encoding cysteine desulfurase SufS: protein MSYPIERVRSDFPLLAREVNGQPLAYLDSAASAQKPQAVIDRELEFYRHGYAAVHRGIHTLSAEATQQMEAVREQAARFINAASAEEMVFVKGTTEGINLVANSFGRHLLQPGDAILITEMEHHANIVPWQMLAQERGLQLRVWPLQPDGTLDLTRLPELLDASCKLLALTEVSNVLGTVNPVRDIIARARALAPDLTVLVDGAQAVMHQRIDVQALDCDFYVFSGHKLYGPSGIGMLYGRQALLQQMPPWEGGGSMIRQVSLTAGTTFADPPWRFEAGSPNTAGIMGLGAAFDYVEALGLNAIHDYEQSLMRYALEALSQVPTLKVYGPAHRAGVIAFNLGEHHAYDVGSFLDQYGIAIRTGHHCAMPLMAFYQVPSMCRASLALYNTREEVDRLVAGLQRIHQLLG, encoded by the coding sequence ATGAGTTATCCGATTGAACGCGTGCGCAGCGATTTTCCACTGCTGGCGCGTGAGGTGAACGGCCAACCGCTGGCCTATCTCGACAGCGCCGCCAGCGCGCAGAAACCGCAGGCGGTGATCGACCGCGAGCTGGAATTCTACCGCCACGGTTATGCGGCGGTGCATCGCGGCATTCACACTCTGAGCGCCGAGGCGACTCAGCAGATGGAAGCGGTGCGGGAGCAGGCGGCGCGCTTTATCAACGCCGCCTCGGCGGAAGAGATGGTGTTCGTCAAGGGCACCACCGAAGGCATCAATCTGGTGGCCAACAGCTTTGGTCGCCACCTGCTGCAGCCGGGCGATGCGATTCTCATCACCGAGATGGAGCACCACGCCAACATCGTGCCGTGGCAGATGCTGGCGCAGGAGCGCGGGCTGCAGCTGCGGGTGTGGCCGCTACAGCCGGACGGTACGCTGGATCTGACGCGGCTACCGGAGCTGCTTGATGCGTCCTGTAAACTGCTGGCGCTGACCGAAGTGTCTAACGTGCTGGGCACCGTCAACCCGGTGCGCGACATCATCGCCCGCGCCAGAGCCCTGGCGCCGGATTTGACGGTGCTGGTGGACGGCGCGCAGGCGGTGATGCACCAACGCATTGATGTCCAGGCGCTGGACTGCGATTTTTACGTGTTTTCCGGCCACAAGCTGTACGGTCCTTCCGGCATAGGCATGCTGTACGGCCGTCAGGCGCTACTGCAGCAGATGCCGCCGTGGGAAGGGGGCGGCTCGATGATCCGTCAGGTCAGCCTGACGGCGGGTACCACTTTCGCCGATCCGCCGTGGCGCTTCGAGGCCGGCTCGCCGAACACCGCCGGCATCATGGGGCTGGGAGCGGCATTCGATTATGTCGAAGCCTTGGGGCTGAATGCGATCCACGATTATGAACAATCGCTGATGCGCTACGCGCTTGAGGCGCTCAGCCAAGTGCCGACGCTGAAAGTCTATGGCCCGGCTCATCGTGCCGGGGTGATCGCCTTCAACCTGGGGGAACACCATGCCTATGACGTCGGCAGCTTCCTCGATCAGTACGGCATCGCCATTCGCACCGGCCATCACTGCGCGATGCCGCTGATGGCGTTTTATCAGGTGCCGAGCATGTGCCGCGCTTCGCTGGCGTTATATAATACCCGTGAAGAGGTGGACCGGCTGGTGGCCGGGCTGCAACGCATTCATCAGCTATTAGGCTAA
- a CDS encoding FAD-binding and (Fe-S)-binding domain-containing protein yields MIPQISQAPGLVQRVLDFLEALKQNGFNGDTATSYADRLTMATDNSIYQLLPDAVVFPRSTADVALIARLAGEERFNTLTFSPRGGGTGTNGQSLNTGIVVDMSRHMNRILEINVEQGWVKVEAGVIKDQLNQYLRPFGYFFSPELSTSNRATLGGMINTDASGQGSLVYGKTSDHVLGLRAVLLGGEMIDTRAMPTALAETIALEETAEGCIYRTVLNRCREQRALILEKFPKLNRFLTGYDLRHVLSDDLQTFDLTRILTGAEGTLAFITEARLDITPLPKVRRLVNVKYDSFDSALRNAPFMVEAKALSVETIDSKVLNLAREDIVWHSVNELIADVPDKEMLGLNIVEFAGDDRALIDGQMETLCQRLDELIAQRQGGVIGYQICGDLAGIERIYNMRKKAVGLLGNAKGRAKPIPFAEDTCVPPQHLADYIVEFRQLLDDHNLSYGMFGHVDAGVLHVRPALDMCDPQQEVLMKQISDQVVALTAKYGGLLWGEHGKGFRAEYSPEFFGETLYEELRRIKAAFDPDNRLNPGKICSPLAVDAPMMQVDAVKRGTFDRQIPVEVRTSFRGALECNGNGLCFNFDVRSPMCPSMKISGNRIHSPKGRATLVREWLRLLAEQGVDPLALEKQLPQQRVSLRGLIEKTRNSWHAGKGEYDFSHEVKEAMSGCLACKACSTQCPIKIDVPGFRSRFLQLYHTRYLRPMSDYMVAGVESYTPLMARAPKVFNFFFRQPWLREMSRNAIGMVDLPLLSSPTLRQQLSGHRATTLTLEQLEGLSAEQRAEHVLIVQDPFTSYYDAKVVADFVRLVEKLGYKPALLPFSPNGKAQHVKGFLTRFARTARKTADFLNRVAQLGMPLVGVDPALVLCYRDEYREILGAERGDFQVQLVHEWLQQRIADRAEQPATGEPWYLFGHCTETTALPASGQQWAAIFARFGAKLENVSVGCCGMAGTYGHEAKNLQNSLGIYELSWHPTLQRLPRQRCLATGYSCRSQVKRIEGNGVRHPLQALLEMIE; encoded by the coding sequence ATGATCCCACAGATTTCTCAGGCGCCCGGCCTCGTTCAACGGGTGCTCGACTTTTTGGAAGCACTGAAGCAAAACGGATTCAACGGCGACACCGCCACCAGCTACGCCGACCGGCTGACGATGGCCACCGACAACAGCATCTATCAGCTGTTGCCCGATGCGGTGGTGTTTCCCCGTTCCACCGCCGACGTGGCGCTGATCGCACGCCTGGCCGGGGAAGAGCGATTCAATACGCTGACCTTCAGCCCGCGCGGCGGCGGCACCGGCACCAACGGCCAGTCGCTCAATACCGGTATCGTGGTCGATATGTCGCGCCATATGAACCGCATTCTGGAGATCAACGTCGAACAAGGCTGGGTAAAAGTCGAAGCCGGGGTGATCAAGGATCAGCTCAATCAATACCTGCGGCCGTTCGGCTATTTCTTCTCGCCGGAACTGTCCACCAGTAACCGCGCCACGTTGGGCGGCATGATCAACACCGACGCCTCCGGCCAAGGCTCGCTGGTGTACGGCAAAACCTCGGACCACGTATTAGGCCTGCGGGCGGTGCTGCTGGGCGGCGAGATGATCGATACCCGTGCCATGCCGACGGCGCTGGCGGAAACGATTGCTCTGGAAGAGACCGCCGAAGGGTGCATCTACCGCACGGTGCTGAACCGCTGCCGCGAGCAGCGTGCGCTGATCCTGGAGAAATTCCCCAAGCTCAACCGTTTCCTCACCGGTTACGATCTGCGCCATGTGCTGAGCGACGATCTGCAAACCTTCGATCTGACGCGCATCCTGACCGGTGCCGAAGGCACGCTGGCGTTTATTACCGAGGCGCGGCTGGACATCACGCCGCTGCCGAAAGTGCGCCGTTTGGTTAACGTAAAATACGACTCCTTCGATTCGGCGCTGCGCAATGCGCCCTTTATGGTCGAAGCCAAGGCGCTGTCGGTGGAAACCATCGATTCCAAGGTGCTGAATCTGGCGCGTGAAGACATCGTGTGGCACTCGGTGAACGAACTGATCGCCGACGTGCCGGATAAAGAGATGCTCGGGCTGAACATCGTCGAGTTCGCCGGCGACGATCGGGCGTTGATCGACGGCCAGATGGAAACCCTGTGTCAACGGCTGGACGAACTGATCGCGCAGCGGCAGGGCGGCGTGATCGGTTACCAAATCTGCGGCGATCTGGCGGGCATCGAGCGCATTTACAATATGCGCAAGAAGGCGGTCGGGCTGCTGGGCAACGCCAAAGGGCGCGCCAAGCCGATTCCGTTCGCCGAGGACACCTGCGTGCCGCCGCAACATCTGGCGGATTATATCGTCGAATTCCGCCAACTGCTCGACGACCACAACCTGAGCTACGGTATGTTCGGCCACGTCGATGCCGGGGTGCTGCACGTGCGCCCGGCGCTCGACATGTGCGACCCGCAGCAGGAAGTGCTGATGAAGCAAATCTCCGATCAGGTGGTGGCGCTGACCGCCAAATACGGCGGTCTGCTGTGGGGCGAGCACGGCAAGGGGTTCCGCGCGGAATACAGCCCTGAATTCTTCGGGGAAACGCTGTATGAAGAGCTGCGCCGCATCAAGGCGGCATTCGATCCGGATAACCGCCTGAATCCGGGCAAGATCTGTTCGCCGCTGGCGGTGGATGCGCCGATGATGCAGGTGGATGCGGTCAAACGCGGCACCTTCGATCGCCAGATCCCGGTCGAGGTGCGCACCTCGTTCCGCGGCGCGCTGGAGTGTAACGGCAACGGCCTGTGCTTCAACTTCGACGTGCGCAGCCCGATGTGCCCGTCGATGAAGATCAGCGGCAACCGCATTCATTCACCAAAAGGGCGGGCGACGCTGGTGCGCGAATGGCTGCGTCTGTTGGCCGAGCAGGGTGTCGATCCGCTGGCGTTGGAGAAACAGCTGCCGCAGCAGCGGGTCAGCCTGCGCGGTTTGATCGAAAAAACCCGCAACAGCTGGCACGCCGGCAAGGGCGAGTACGATTTCTCGCACGAAGTAAAAGAGGCGATGTCCGGCTGCCTGGCCTGCAAGGCCTGCTCCACCCAATGCCCGATCAAGATTGACGTGCCGGGATTCCGTTCGCGCTTCCTGCAGCTCTACCACACCCGCTATCTGCGCCCGATGAGCGACTACATGGTCGCCGGCGTGGAGAGCTATACCCCGTTGATGGCCCGCGCGCCGAAGGTGTTCAACTTCTTCTTCCGCCAGCCGTGGCTGCGGGAGATGAGCCGCAACGCCATCGGTATGGTCGATCTACCGCTGTTGTCCAGCCCGACGCTGCGTCAGCAGCTGTCCGGCCACCGCGCGACCACACTGACGCTGGAGCAGTTGGAAGGGCTGAGCGCCGAGCAGCGCGCTGAACATGTGCTGATCGTCCAGGATCCGTTCACCAGCTATTACGACGCCAAAGTGGTGGCGGACTTTGTCCGGCTGGTGGAGAAACTCGGCTATAAACCGGCGCTGCTGCCGTTCTCGCCGAACGGCAAGGCGCAACATGTGAAAGGCTTCCTGACGCGTTTTGCCCGCACCGCGCGCAAAACCGCCGATTTCCTCAACCGCGTGGCGCAGCTCGGCATGCCGCTGGTGGGGGTCGATCCGGCGCTGGTGCTGTGCTACCGCGACGAATACCGCGAGATCCTCGGCGCCGAGCGCGGCGATTTCCAGGTGCAGCTGGTGCATGAATGGCTACAGCAGCGGATCGCGGATCGCGCCGAACAGCCGGCGACCGGCGAGCCGTGGTATCTGTTTGGCCACTGCACCGAAACTACCGCGCTGCCGGCCAGCGGCCAACAGTGGGCGGCGATCTTCGCCCGTTTCGGCGCCAAACTGGAGAACGTCAGCGTCGGCTGCTGCGGCATGGCGGGCACTTACGGTCATGAAGCCAAGAACCTGCAAAACTCACTCGGCATTTATGAGCTATCATGGCATCCGACGCTGCAGCGCCTGCCGCGGCAGCGTTGCCTGGCAACCGGCTATTCCTGCCGCAGCCAGGTGAAACGCATTGAGGGCAATGGCGTGCGCCACCCATTACAGGCACTTCTGGAGATGATTGAGTGA